A genomic region of Xanthomonas fragariae contains the following coding sequences:
- a CDS encoding PP2C family protein-serine/threonine phosphatase: MLEFGHLTHVGLRRDLNEDTYYGDSELGLWLVADGMGGHACGEVASALARETIVREVRAGTPLAQAVRIADEEIIKASRRCNDTLPMGTTVVAARVLGQRFEVAWVGDSRAYLWRDGRLAQLSQDHSYVQELIAQGTLTSEQARAHPHRNVVTQALGVTDPAHLNVATMQGELKSGMQLLLCSDGLTEEVDDAAIAATLSQADCSAQECVECLVAAALDGGGSDNITAILVRSY, from the coding sequence ATGCTCGAATTCGGACACCTCACCCACGTCGGCCTGCGCCGTGACCTCAACGAGGACACGTACTACGGCGACAGCGAGCTGGGACTGTGGCTGGTGGCCGACGGCATGGGCGGGCACGCCTGCGGCGAAGTCGCCAGCGCCCTGGCCCGCGAAACCATCGTGCGCGAAGTGCGCGCCGGCACCCCACTTGCCCAGGCGGTGCGCATCGCCGACGAAGAAATCATCAAGGCCTCGCGCCGCTGCAACGACACCTTGCCGATGGGCACCACCGTGGTGGCTGCACGCGTACTGGGCCAGCGCTTCGAAGTGGCCTGGGTCGGCGACAGCCGCGCCTATCTGTGGCGCGACGGGCGTCTGGCGCAGCTGAGCCAGGACCATAGTTATGTACAGGAACTCATCGCCCAGGGCACGCTCACCAGCGAGCAGGCGCGTGCGCACCCGCACCGCAATGTGGTGACGCAGGCGCTGGGCGTGACCGATCCGGCTCATCTCAATGTCGCCACCATGCAGGGCGAACTCAAATCCGGTATGCAGCTGCTGTTATGCAGCGACGGCCTGACCGAAGAAGTGGACGATGCGGCCATCGCGGCAACCTTGTCGCAGGCCGATTGCAGTGCGCAGGAGTGTGTCGAATGTCTGGTCGCCGCCGCGTTGGATGGCGGCGGCTCGGACAACATTACGGCGATCCTGGTGCGCAGTTACTAG
- the dnaQ gene encoding DNA polymerase III subunit epsilon: MRQIILDTETTGLEWRKGNRVVEIGAVELLERRPSGNNFHRYLKPNCDFEPGAQEVTGLTLEFLADKPVFAEVVDEFLAYIDGAELIIHNAAFDLGFLDNELALIGDNYGRIIERATVIDTLMMARERYPGQRNSLDALCKRLGVDNSHRQLHGALLDAQILADVYIALTSGQEEIGFASADAGQSNQDGSSVITFDPSLLLPRPPVVVTASESQAHEARLAQLRKKAGRALWDEPVEDVAVAG, encoded by the coding sequence ATGCGTCAGATCATTCTCGATACCGAAACCACCGGCCTGGAATGGCGCAAGGGCAACCGCGTCGTCGAAATCGGTGCGGTGGAGCTGCTGGAGCGGCGCCCGAGCGGCAACAACTTCCACCGTTATTTGAAGCCCAATTGCGATTTCGAACCCGGCGCGCAGGAAGTGACCGGGTTGACCCTGGAATTCCTGGCCGACAAGCCCGTGTTTGCCGAGGTAGTCGACGAATTCCTGGCGTACATCGACGGCGCGGAGTTGATCATCCACAACGCCGCGTTCGACTTGGGCTTTCTGGACAACGAACTGGCGCTGATAGGCGATAACTACGGGCGCATTATCGAGCGCGCGACGGTGATCGATACCTTAATGATGGCGCGCGAGCGCTATCCAGGGCAGCGCAATTCGCTGGATGCCTTGTGCAAGCGCCTGGGCGTGGACAACTCGCATCGCCAGTTGCACGGCGCCTTGCTCGATGCGCAGATCCTGGCCGATGTGTATATCGCGCTGACCTCGGGGCAGGAAGAAATCGGCTTTGCCAGCGCCGATGCCGGCCAGAGCAACCAAGACGGCAGCAGCGTGATCACCTTCGATCCGTCGCTGTTGTTGCCGCGCCCGCCCGTGGTGGTGACCGCGTCGGAGTCGCAGGCGCATGAGGCGCGCCTGGCGCAGTTGCGCAAGAAGGCTGGGCGTGCGTTGTGGGACGAACCGGTCGAAGACGTCGCTGTCGCAGGGTAG
- the dnaX gene encoding DNA polymerase III subunit gamma/tau, with amino-acid sequence MSYLVLARKWRPKRFAELVGQEHVVRALSNALDSGRVHHAFLFTGTRGVGKTTIARIFAKSLNCEQGTSADPCGQCPACLDIDAGRYIDLLEIDAASNTGVDDVREVIENAQYMPSRGKFKVYLIDEVHMLSKAAFNALLKTLEEPPGHVKFLLATTDPQKLPMTVLSRCLQFNLKRLDEDQIQGQMTRILAAEQIESDPSAIVQLSKAADGSLRDGLSLLDQAIAYAGGALREDVVRAMLGTVDRTQVGAMLQSLADGDGVRLLQVVAALAEFSPDWSGVLEALAEALHRIQVQQLVPSVAFVGDSIDPTAFAAQLRPEVVQLWYQMALNGRRDLYLAPSPRAGFEMAVLRMLAFRPAAAMPAGGSDDGRGTNAGGGTRSVAAGVQAAAPAAAVPKSVAKPAGMIDAAPASVASVASVPAPTLAAVAPAPVVVLPATEAASSCRPSAATVHSDDTPPWAVDDAPVRVQAVPVSDATTALAPEAAMAPPAAVVPEAVVAPHAAGVALASVPAAEAVVATPFAAATSAATPSAPAPTADQSVLLDDRHVADTEQWLDLVTRSGLNGPSRQLAANAAFVGHRAGVLRLALAPGFEYLNSERSIANLAQALAPVLGNTPRIVIETGSAGVETLHERTNRQKDERQSAAETAFMNDPSVQQLIQQQGARVVPDSIRPYDE; translated from the coding sequence ATGTCTTATCTTGTTCTCGCCCGCAAGTGGCGCCCGAAGCGTTTTGCCGAACTCGTGGGCCAGGAACATGTGGTCCGTGCGCTCAGTAACGCGCTCGACAGTGGGCGCGTGCATCACGCGTTTCTGTTCACCGGCACCCGCGGCGTGGGCAAAACTACCATCGCGCGCATTTTCGCCAAGTCGCTCAATTGCGAACAGGGCACCAGCGCCGACCCGTGCGGTCAATGCCCGGCCTGCCTGGACATCGATGCCGGCCGCTATATCGACCTGCTGGAGATCGACGCCGCGTCCAATACCGGCGTGGACGATGTGCGCGAGGTGATCGAGAACGCGCAATACATGCCCTCGCGCGGCAAGTTCAAGGTCTACCTGATCGACGAAGTGCACATGCTGTCGAAGGCGGCGTTCAACGCGCTGCTGAAAACGTTGGAAGAGCCACCCGGGCACGTAAAGTTTTTGCTCGCCACTACCGACCCGCAGAAGCTGCCGATGACGGTGTTGTCGCGCTGCCTGCAATTCAACCTCAAGCGCCTGGACGAGGACCAGATTCAGGGCCAAATGACCCGGATTCTGGCTGCCGAGCAGATCGAATCGGATCCGTCGGCGATCGTGCAGCTGTCCAAGGCGGCGGACGGTTCGTTGCGTGATGGCTTGTCCTTGCTCGACCAGGCGATCGCCTATGCCGGCGGTGCGCTGCGCGAGGATGTGGTGCGCGCCATGCTCGGTACGGTCGATCGCACCCAGGTTGGCGCGATGCTACAGTCGCTGGCTGATGGCGATGGCGTGCGCCTGCTGCAGGTGGTGGCCGCGCTGGCCGAATTCTCGCCCGACTGGAGCGGCGTGCTGGAGGCTCTGGCCGAGGCTTTGCACCGCATCCAGGTGCAGCAGTTGGTGCCGTCGGTGGCGTTTGTCGGCGATAGCATCGACCCGACCGCGTTTGCCGCGCAGTTGCGGCCAGAGGTGGTGCAGCTGTGGTACCAGATGGCGCTCAACGGGCGTCGGGATCTGTATCTGGCCCCCAGCCCGCGCGCTGGTTTCGAGATGGCGGTGCTACGCATGTTGGCCTTCCGTCCTGCTGCGGCGATGCCGGCTGGTGGCAGTGATGATGGACGCGGCACCAATGCCGGTGGCGGTACACGTTCGGTTGCTGCCGGCGTGCAGGCGGCGGCACCGGCGGCAGCGGTGCCTAAGTCTGTTGCGAAGCCGGCCGGGATGATCGATGCGGCGCCTGCTTCGGTTGCGTCGGTTGCGTCGGTGCCCGCACCCACGCTGGCCGCCGTGGCACCAGCGCCCGTTGTTGTGCTGCCTGCGACGGAAGCAGCGTCCAGTTGTCGCCCGTCCGCAGCCACCGTGCACAGCGACGATACGCCGCCGTGGGCGGTAGACGACGCACCGGTACGTGTTCAGGCTGTGCCCGTGTCCGATGCGACAACCGCGCTCGCTCCCGAAGCTGCAATGGCGCCGCCGGCTGCGGTTGTGCCTGAGGCCGTAGTTGCACCTCACGCAGCCGGCGTTGCTCTTGCGTCTGTTCCGGCTGCTGAGGCTGTGGTGGCTACGCCATTTGCAGCCGCAACATCCGCAGCCACGCCATCTGCACCAGCACCGACGGCCGATCAGTCTGTTTTGCTCGATGACCGTCACGTCGCCGACACCGAGCAATGGCTGGATTTGGTGACGCGCAGCGGTTTGAATGGTCCGTCACGCCAGCTTGCCGCCAATGCCGCCTTCGTTGGTCATCGCGCTGGTGTGTTGCGTCTGGCGCTGGCGCCGGGCTTCGAATATCTGAATTCAGAGCGCTCTATCGCCAACCTCGCGCAGGCGCTGGCGCCGGTGTTGGGAAACACGCCGCGCATCGTCATTGAGACCGGCAGCGCCGGTGTCGAGACCTTGCATGAGCGTACCAATCGCCAGAAAGACGAGCGCCAGAGCGCGGCAGAAACAGCCTTCATGAACGACCCGAGCGTGCAGCAGCTGATCCAGCAGCAGGGCGCGCGGGTCGTCCCCGATTCCATCCGCCCTTACGACGAGTAA
- a CDS encoding 3-deoxy-D-manno-octulosonic acid kinase, with protein sequence MVAFDATEALTPYREGCGYGAILFDRERLRQADASLFSPQSWGDRARPVDEGGRGGAWFVDAPFGHSVLRQYLRGGMAARISRDHYLWKGAGRTRSFAEFRLMRELLQCKLPVPRPLAACYLREGLSYRAALLMERLENVRSLADHAQVAGRGAPWEETGRLIVRFHRAGLDHADLNAHNILFDAGGHGWLIDFDRGVLRIPATRWRERNLKRLHRSLLKLRGNRSRDEVDKDYERLHRAYELAWGRGY encoded by the coding sequence ATGGTTGCCTTCGACGCCACTGAAGCGCTGACGCCGTACCGCGAAGGCTGCGGCTATGGCGCCATTCTGTTCGACCGCGAACGGCTGCGGCAAGCCGACGCCAGCCTGTTTTCGCCGCAATCCTGGGGCGACAGGGCACGGCCGGTCGATGAAGGCGGGCGTGGCGGGGCGTGGTTTGTGGATGCGCCGTTCGGCCATAGCGTGTTGCGGCAGTATCTGCGTGGCGGCATGGCCGCGCGCATCAGCCGCGATCACTATCTGTGGAAAGGGGCGGGGCGCACGCGCAGTTTTGCCGAGTTCCGGCTGATGCGCGAACTACTGCAGTGCAAGTTGCCGGTACCGCGTCCCTTGGCCGCGTGCTATCTGCGCGAAGGCCTGAGCTATCGCGCTGCGTTGTTGATGGAGCGCCTGGAAAACGTGCGCTCGCTCGCCGACCACGCGCAGGTTGCCGGGCGTGGCGCGCCCTGGGAAGAGACCGGGCGGCTGATCGTGCGTTTCCATCGGGCCGGTCTGGATCACGCAGATCTCAATGCGCACAACATCTTGTTCGATGCCGGCGGGCATGGCTGGTTGATCGATTTCGATCGCGGCGTGTTGCGCATTCCGGCCACGCGCTGGCGTGAGCGTAATCTAAAGCGTCTGCATCGCTCGCTGTTGAAGCTGCGCGGCAATCGCAGCCGCGACGAAGTCGACAAGGACTACGAGCGCCTGCATCGCGCTTATGAACTGGCCTGGGGTCGGGGCTACTGA
- the recR gene encoding recombination mediator RecR, whose translation MSSLLEQLIEAFRVLPGVGQKSAQRMAYHVLEREREGGRRLATTLANAVEKVGHCVQCRDFTESEICAICASASRDRQQLCVVQSPADRLAIEHATGYRGLYFILQGRLSPLDGIGPRELGLDRLGERLAAGEVTEMIIATNATVEGEATAHYLAQLARQHAVRPSRLAQGMPLGGELEYVDRGTLSHAFGTRSEVL comes from the coding sequence ATGTCCTCTTTGCTCGAACAACTGATCGAGGCCTTCCGGGTGTTGCCGGGTGTGGGCCAGAAGTCCGCGCAGCGCATGGCCTATCACGTGCTCGAACGCGAGCGCGAGGGTGGCCGTCGTTTGGCTACGACCTTGGCGAATGCGGTCGAAAAAGTCGGCCATTGCGTGCAGTGCCGCGATTTCACCGAGTCGGAGATCTGTGCGATCTGCGCCAGTGCCAGCCGTGACCGACAGCAGCTGTGCGTGGTCCAATCGCCGGCCGACCGCCTGGCGATCGAACATGCCACCGGGTATCGCGGGCTATATTTTATTTTGCAGGGGCGTTTGTCGCCGCTGGATGGCATCGGCCCGCGCGAATTGGGGCTGGATCGGCTCGGCGAGCGTCTGGCCGCCGGTGAGGTTACCGAAATGATCATTGCCACCAACGCCACCGTGGAAGGCGAGGCGACCGCGCATTATCTGGCGCAATTGGCGCGTCAGCACGCAGTGCGCCCGAGCCGGCTTGCCCAGGGCATGCCACTGGGGGGAGAACTGGAATATGTGGATCGCGGCACCTTGTCGCACGCCTTCGGTACCCGAAGTGAGGTGCTTTGA
- a CDS encoding MoaD/ThiS family protein — translation MSATVTVLYFASLREAAGIASEQVQSDAQDLRALYAELDARHGLRWTPAQLRVAVNGAFARWEDAAGDGSEVVFIPPVSGG, via the coding sequence ATGAGCGCGACAGTGACGGTGCTTTATTTCGCCAGCCTGCGTGAGGCGGCAGGCATTGCCAGCGAGCAGGTGCAATCAGATGCGCAGGATTTGCGCGCGCTGTATGCCGAACTCGATGCACGCCACGGCCTGCGCTGGACGCCGGCGCAGCTGCGGGTGGCGGTGAATGGCGCGTTTGCGCGCTGGGAGGATGCGGCGGGCGATGGCAGCGAAGTGGTCTTTATCCCGCCGGTCTCGGGAGGTTGA
- a CDS encoding molybdenum cofactor biosynthesis protein MoaE: MSVSAQTTAIFALTEMPLPVDSLRAGLENPHAGAFASFEGWARNHNEGRGVVGLRYEAYAALAQAEGQHVLDEAVSRFAIVNAHCVHRVGELRIGDIAVWVGVSAAHRGAAFDACRFIIDEVKARVPIWKHEHYLEGDAGWLHPVSQTQ, translated from the coding sequence TTGAGCGTGAGCGCTCAGACCACCGCCATTTTTGCGCTCACCGAAATGCCATTGCCGGTCGACAGCTTGCGTGCCGGTTTGGAGAATCCGCATGCTGGTGCATTTGCCAGCTTCGAAGGGTGGGCGCGCAACCACAACGAAGGCCGCGGCGTGGTTGGGCTGCGTTACGAAGCCTATGCCGCGCTCGCGCAAGCCGAAGGGCAGCACGTGCTCGACGAAGCGGTGAGTCGGTTTGCCATCGTCAACGCGCACTGCGTGCATCGCGTGGGCGAGCTGCGCATCGGCGACATTGCGGTGTGGGTCGGCGTCAGTGCGGCGCACCGTGGCGCCGCGTTTGATGCGTGCCGCTTCATCATCGACGAGGTCAAGGCACGCGTGCCGATCTGGAAGCACGAGCATTACCTCGAAGGCGATGCGGGCTGGCTGCACCCGGTGTCGCAGACGCAGTAG
- the moaC gene encoding cyclic pyranopterin monophosphate synthase MoaC, producing MPAKSRSACLTHLDDAGLPTMVDVSDKAVTARSATAESRVRFPAAAAARLRANGLRSAKGGIVETAVIAGTMAVKRTHELIPFCHPLPIDACRFEIDWAGERVLEISCTVRCVHRTGVEMEALTGASVAALTVYDMCKALSHSMSIGPTKLVSKRGGKRDIGAKR from the coding sequence ATGCCTGCAAAATCCCGTTCCGCATGCCTTACCCACCTGGATGATGCCGGGCTTCCGACGATGGTGGATGTCTCGGACAAGGCGGTCACCGCACGCAGCGCCACCGCTGAAAGCCGCGTGCGATTTCCCGCTGCCGCGGCGGCGCGGTTGCGCGCCAACGGCTTGCGCAGTGCCAAGGGCGGCATCGTGGAAACTGCCGTGATCGCCGGCACGATGGCGGTCAAGCGCACGCACGAATTGATCCCGTTTTGTCATCCGCTACCGATCGATGCGTGTCGTTTCGAGATCGACTGGGCTGGCGAACGAGTGCTGGAAATCAGCTGCACGGTGCGCTGCGTGCATCGCACCGGTGTGGAGATGGAAGCACTCACCGGTGCCAGCGTGGCGGCGTTGACGGTCTATGACATGTGCAAGGCGTTATCGCACAGCATGAGCATCGGCCCGACCAAATTGGTGTCCAAGCGTGGCGGCAAACGCGATATCGGAGCAAAGCGATGA
- the rnhA gene encoding ribonuclease HI translates to MKSIEVHTDGSCLGNPGPGGWAALLRYNGREKELAGGEPNSTNNRMELMAAIMALETLTEPCQIVLHTDSQYVRQGITEWMSGWVRRNWKTAGGDPVKNRELWERLHAATQRHSIDWRWVKGHNGDPDNERVDVLARNQAIAQRGGSATA, encoded by the coding sequence ATGAAATCAATTGAAGTGCATACCGATGGCTCCTGCCTTGGCAATCCCGGGCCGGGCGGTTGGGCGGCCTTGTTGCGTTACAACGGCCGCGAGAAGGAACTGGCCGGCGGCGAGCCCAATTCCACCAATAACCGCATGGAGTTGATGGCGGCGATCATGGCGCTGGAAACGCTGACCGAGCCGTGCCAGATCGTGCTGCACACCGACTCGCAATACGTGCGCCAAGGCATCACCGAGTGGATGTCCGGCTGGGTGCGGCGCAACTGGAAAACCGCTGGCGGCGACCCGGTCAAGAACCGCGAGCTGTGGGAGCGGCTGCATGCGGCCACGCAACGTCACAGCATCGATTGGCGGTGGGTGAAGGGCCACAACGGCGACCCGGACAACGAGCGCGTCGACGTGCTTGCCCGTAACCAAGCCATCGCCCAGCGCGGTGGCAGCGCAACAGCGTAA
- a CDS encoding YbaB/EbfC family nucleoid-associated protein, whose amino-acid sequence MRGNIAQLMQQAQKMQENLERAQEELAKLEVTGTAGGGMVSVTLTGAKECRKVRIDPSILSDQEMAEDLIAAAFNDASNKIDAESKDRMGSATAGMQLPPGMKLPF is encoded by the coding sequence ATGCGTGGAAACATTGCCCAACTGATGCAGCAGGCGCAGAAGATGCAGGAAAACCTGGAGCGCGCCCAGGAAGAACTGGCCAAGCTGGAAGTCACCGGCACCGCTGGCGGCGGCATGGTCAGCGTGACGCTGACCGGCGCCAAGGAATGCCGCAAGGTGCGCATCGATCCGAGCATCCTCTCCGACCAGGAGATGGCCGAGGATCTGATCGCCGCCGCTTTCAACGACGCCTCGAACAAGATCGATGCCGAATCCAAGGACCGCATGGGCTCGGCCACGGCCGGCATGCAGCTGCCGCCCGGCATGAAGTTGCCTTTCTGA
- a CDS encoding DUF6165 family protein, with translation MSEILVPVSFGELLDKIAILQIKSERISDPTKLTNVRNELSALETRWMAHPAAGHDIVRLRAELKAVNERLWVIEDDIRLKEQAQMFDDAFVQLARSVYIENDKRARIKKEINLALGSSYVEEKSYHDYRARGA, from the coding sequence ATGTCCGAGATCCTGGTGCCCGTGTCCTTTGGTGAGCTGCTCGACAAGATCGCGATCTTGCAGATCAAGTCCGAGCGCATTAGCGACCCGACCAAGCTGACCAACGTGCGCAACGAGTTGTCCGCGTTGGAAACCCGCTGGATGGCGCATCCGGCCGCCGGTCACGACATCGTCCGTCTGCGCGCCGAGCTCAAGGCAGTCAACGAGCGGCTGTGGGTGATCGAGGACGACATCCGCCTCAAGGAACAGGCGCAGATGTTCGACGATGCTTTCGTGCAGCTGGCGCGCAGTGTCTACATCGAAAACGACAAACGCGCGCGCATCAAGAAAGAGATCAACCTGGCGCTGGGTTCGTCGTATGTGGAAGAGAAGTCGTATCATGACTACCGCGCCAGAGGCGCCTGA
- the moaA gene encoding GTP 3',8-cyclase MoaA, which yields MGALLLPDLATAPMQDRYGRPLRDLRLSVIEACNFRCGYCMPADRMPDDYGFDAQQRLSFDLLETLVRAFVSVGVTKVRLTGGEPLLRRDLPSLIARLTTIDGIEDLALTTNGALLARHAVALRQAGLRRITVSMDALEPELFTRMSGGRGDIAQVLSGIATAEQAGFQRLKINCVVQRGVNEDQVLPLVEHFRGTGHVLRFIEFMDVGSCNGWTPDAVVSSAQLHERIRARWPLEPLDANYTGEVAQRHAFADGAGEVGFVSSISVPFCGDCQRARVSADGHLYTCLFASQGHDLKQALAGGEHRLATHLRQRWGMRGDRYSEVRASTLRRGKPVEMFLIGG from the coding sequence ATGGGTGCCTTGCTGCTGCCGGATCTTGCGACTGCGCCGATGCAGGACCGTTATGGTCGGCCATTGCGCGATCTGCGCTTGTCGGTCATCGAAGCCTGCAACTTTCGCTGCGGCTATTGCATGCCAGCCGACCGCATGCCGGACGATTATGGCTTCGATGCGCAGCAGCGCCTGAGCTTCGATCTACTGGAAACACTGGTGCGTGCATTCGTGTCGGTCGGCGTTACCAAGGTGCGTCTGACAGGCGGCGAACCACTGCTGCGTCGCGACTTGCCGAGCTTGATCGCGCGACTTACCACGATCGACGGTATCGAGGACTTGGCGCTCACCACAAACGGTGCGTTGCTTGCTCGTCATGCCGTGGCGCTGCGTCAGGCCGGGCTGCGGCGCATTACCGTCAGCATGGATGCGCTGGAGCCTGAGCTGTTCACGCGCATGAGCGGCGGTCGAGGCGACATCGCGCAGGTGCTGTCCGGCATTGCCACGGCCGAGCAAGCCGGCTTCCAGCGCTTGAAGATCAATTGTGTGGTGCAGCGTGGCGTCAATGAAGATCAGGTGCTGCCGCTGGTAGAGCATTTCCGCGGCACCGGCCACGTACTGCGCTTCATCGAATTCATGGATGTGGGCAGTTGCAATGGTTGGACACCGGATGCGGTGGTGAGCTCCGCGCAATTGCACGAGCGCATTCGCGCGCGCTGGCCGCTGGAGCCGCTGGATGCCAATTACACCGGTGAAGTGGCGCAGCGCCACGCGTTTGCCGATGGTGCAGGGGAGGTGGGTTTTGTCAGTTCGATCAGCGTGCCGTTCTGCGGCGACTGCCAACGTGCGCGCGTATCGGCCGATGGCCATCTGTATACCTGCCTGTTCGCCAGCCAAGGCCACGACCTCAAGCAGGCCTTGGCCGGTGGCGAGCACCGTTTGGCGACCCATCTACGTCAGCGCTGGGGCATGCGTGGCGATCGCTACAGCGAGGTGCGCGCATCGACACTGCGTCGCGGAAAGCCGGTCGAGATGTTTTTGATCGGCGGGTGA
- a CDS encoding MBL fold metallo-hydrolase, giving the protein MNWALRVQGVGNASAVSLGSPMATIEHAGVPWLTIDCGSEGLTAYQAHYGQLPQAIFITHVHLDHVGGMERLFVDSYFSERRGRTRLYVPAPVVPLLQRRIADYPNVLAEGGANFWDAFQLVPVGDAFWHDGVRLEVFPVRHHWPETAYGLRLKGALVWTGDTRPVPEMLARYADDSELIAHDCGVHGNPSHTGVDDLEREYPQDLLSRMLLYHYASDADADVLRARGHRVAVPGLHLALADPTAATVR; this is encoded by the coding sequence ATGAATTGGGCGTTGCGTGTGCAGGGGGTCGGCAATGCGTCGGCAGTGTCGCTTGGTTCGCCGATGGCGACGATCGAACATGCTGGCGTGCCTTGGCTGACCATCGATTGCGGCAGCGAAGGGCTCACCGCCTACCAAGCCCATTATGGTCAGTTGCCGCAGGCGATCTTCATCACCCATGTGCATCTGGACCACGTGGGCGGTATGGAGCGGTTGTTCGTGGATAGCTATTTCTCCGAACGCCGCGGGCGCACCCGACTGTACGTGCCGGCGCCGGTGGTGCCATTGCTGCAGCGGCGCATTGCCGACTACCCGAATGTACTGGCCGAGGGGGGCGCAAATTTTTGGGACGCGTTTCAGTTGGTGCCGGTTGGTGATGCCTTCTGGCACGACGGGGTGCGACTAGAAGTATTCCCGGTGCGCCACCATTGGCCAGAGACGGCCTATGGGCTGCGCCTCAAGGGCGCGCTGGTGTGGACCGGCGACACCCGGCCGGTCCCGGAGATGCTGGCCCGTTACGCCGACGACAGCGAGCTCATCGCGCATGACTGCGGCGTTCACGGCAACCCGTCGCATACTGGTGTGGATGATTTGGAGCGGGAATACCCGCAGGACCTGTTGAGCCGCATGCTGCTGTACCACTACGCCAGCGATGCTGACGCCGACGTGCTTCGCGCACGCGGGCATCGCGTGGCGGTGCCAGGGCTACATCTGGCGCTGGCGGACCCGACTGCCGCTACGGTGCGCTGA
- a CDS encoding glycosyltransferase family 9 protein: protein MASTPASLCLLRLSALGDVTHVVPLVRTLRAGFPATQLHWIIDKAGLKLLDGLPGVTFHAYDKRTGVAGMRALRRSLAPLGRFDALLQMQVALRANVLSAFVPARRRIGYDRSRSKDLHGLFVDERIADRPGIHVLDAIGSFAEPLGLTQTQVRWDLPVPDDAHRWAHAQWDDDGRPVLMISPCSSHARRNWYPDRHAALADHVAAQGWRIVLCGGRSELERSTANAIVAAARTPILNLVGKDTLKQLPALLARADLVVTPDSGPMHIANAMGRKVLGLHAASNPLRSGPYSDVRYCVDRYDAAARKHLGKPADQLRWGTKIESDDVMSLITVDDAIAAFERYRADRLR from the coding sequence ATGGCTTCTACGCCCGCTTCGTTATGCCTGCTGCGCCTATCTGCCCTGGGCGACGTCACCCACGTGGTGCCGCTAGTGCGCACGTTGCGAGCGGGCTTTCCCGCAACGCAGTTGCATTGGATCATCGACAAGGCAGGTCTGAAGTTGCTCGACGGCCTGCCCGGTGTGACCTTTCATGCCTACGACAAGCGCACTGGCGTGGCCGGCATGCGCGCATTGCGCCGGTCACTGGCACCGCTGGGCCGCTTCGATGCGTTGCTGCAGATGCAGGTGGCGTTGCGCGCCAACGTGCTGTCGGCGTTCGTGCCGGCGCGGCGACGCATCGGCTATGACCGCAGCCGTTCCAAGGATCTACATGGCTTATTCGTCGACGAGCGCATCGCCGATCGCCCCGGCATCCACGTGCTCGACGCCATCGGCAGCTTCGCCGAACCGCTGGGCCTGACCCAGACCCAGGTGCGCTGGGACCTGCCAGTACCGGACGATGCACACCGCTGGGCACACGCGCAGTGGGACGACGATGGACGCCCAGTGCTGATGATTTCGCCGTGCTCCAGTCATGCACGTCGCAACTGGTATCCCGACCGCCATGCCGCCCTGGCGGACCATGTTGCCGCGCAAGGCTGGCGGATCGTGCTGTGCGGTGGTCGCAGCGAACTGGAGCGCAGCACCGCCAACGCCATCGTTGCGGCAGCCCGTACGCCGATACTGAATCTGGTCGGCAAGGACACGCTCAAGCAGTTACCTGCCCTGCTCGCCCGCGCCGATCTGGTCGTCACGCCGGATTCCGGACCAATGCATATCGCCAACGCGATGGGCCGCAAGGTGCTTGGCCTGCATGCGGCCAGCAATCCGTTGCGCAGCGGCCCGTATTCGGATGTGCGCTATTGCGTGGATCGTTACGACGCGGCGGCGCGCAAGCATCTTGGCAAGCCGGCCGACCAGCTGAGGTGGGGCACCAAGATCGAATCCGACGATGTGATGTCGCTGATCACCGTGGACGATGCGATTGCCGCCTTCGAGCGTTATCGCGCCGATCGTCTGCGCTGA